Proteins encoded in a region of the Mercenaria mercenaria strain notata chromosome 1, MADL_Memer_1, whole genome shotgun sequence genome:
- the LOC123544173 gene encoding uncharacterized protein LOC123544173, which produces MEYCGMNSGVCNNRELFCETPCYRDSQTGSRNCSNIYQSVRGTTCLNLGGGENCANQNFGNDECVSRDSGFDFETDEQMSLDLNSDVTVFEPHPQSFLKGQGHMPCEYNGGSLVKWRMKNMKNDDAENSNHNSVRNSLHWEEFFGSSIDLTPTLLGIYDKIASANENGDQGPGDQPEVEYFVTNENLEDGSDDQCHSPKSSPHLSRKSNDQSKFRELINRPVGVKVECDDKFNNNKVKMDHEHKDPAGMDQDNKKRPLSISSMSSSSTSSLPRRRKRPNLSQYVESTSSSQLDIEKLDNLLYIDDSPETDVPERSADELSVSSEDKGKSCGDSDSQASADHSINDGDQSEHLDREKTMSLHQSDSGLSFTPANSANSSTADLSLNSDLKSVRGSPSRTSQKSSGMPRSASLKQQAHYVSFVQRVVTELVETERAYVLHLHDIKQGYYQHITDSKILKFSDRDRECLFGNIMEIY; this is translated from the exons ATGGAGTATTGTGGTATGAATAGTGGCGTCTGTAACAATAGGGAACTATTTTGTGAGACTCCTTGCTACAGAGACAGTCAGACTGGTTCTAGAAACTGTAGCAATATTTACCAGTCTGTTAGAGGGACTACATGTTTAAACCTAGGGGGTGGGGAAAATTGTGCAAATCAGAATTTTGGAAATGATGAATGTGTTTCAAGGGATAGTGGATTTGATTTCGAAACTGACGAGCAAATGAGTTTGGACTTAAACAGTGATGTAACAGTGTTTGAGCCCCACCCCCAGAGttttctcaaaggtcaaggtcacatgcccTGTGAATATAATGGAGGGTCACTGGTTAAGTGGAgaatgaaaaacatgaaaaacgaTGATGCCGAGAACAGCAACCATAATTCTGTGAGAAACTCACTGCACTGGGAAGAATTTTTCG GATCCTCCATTGATCTTACTCCAACTTTGCTCGGAATTTATGACAAAATAGCATCAGCCAATGAGAATGGAGATCAGGGACCAGGTGACCAACCAGAAGTTGAATACTTTGTGACCAATGAAAATTTGGAGGATGGTTCTGATGACCAATGCCATTCACCAAAATCTTCACCTCATCTTTCTAGAAAGTCAAATGACCAATCAAAATTCAGGGAGCTTATTAATCGACCAGTTGGTGTAAAAGTTGAATGTGATGATAAGTTTAACAATAACAAAGTAAAAATGGACCATGAACATAAAGATCCAGCAGGAATGGATCAAGATAATAAGAAAAGACCTTTGAGTATTAGTTCAATGTCTTCTTCTTCAACTTCTTCACTTCCACGAAGAAGGAAGAGACCAAACCTGAGTCAGTATGTTGAATCCACCAGCTCTAGTCAGCTTGATATAGAAAAGCTTGACAATTTATTGTACATTGATGACAGTCCAGAAACGGATGTTCCTGAGAGAAGTGCGGATGAACTATCTGTTTCTTCTGAGGACAAAGGAAAATCATGTGGGGACTCGGATTCTCAAGCATCAGCTGACCATTCTATTAATGATGGGGACCAATCAGAACACTTGGATCGGGAAAAAACTATGTCTCTCCACCAGTCAGATTCAGGCTTATCATTCACTCCAGCTAATTCAGCCAATAGTAGCACTGCTGATTTGTCTTTGAACTCTGACCTTAAATCTGTGAGAGGGTCACCTTCAAGGACATCTCAGAAGTCAAGTGGAATGCCACGGTCGGCTTCATTGAAACAACAAGCTCATTATGTGAGTTTTGTACAGAGGGTTGTCACTGAACTAGTGGAGACTGAGAGGGCCTATGTGTTACATCTCCACGATATAAAACAG GGATACTACCAGCATATCACAGATTCCAAAATACTGAAGTTCTCAGATAGGGACAGGGAGTGCTTGTTTGGAAATATTATGGAAATTTACTAA